A genomic stretch from Phycisphaerae bacterium includes:
- a CDS encoding DUF547 domain-containing protein: MAIGCGPRTIEPVVQPTASAPPARLDWSDWGLALSRIVHEDRVDYRRLQEDPAPLDRFLAMSACVGPDSTPDQFADREARLAYAINCYNAMMVRSVLALDRQGKLPTHAPFDLESRYEFRIDGQSRSPGDLRRLAEVLAEGDWRVRLTLCDGTVEGPPLWRRVYLPEMLDAQLTYVARSALTSPEVVRIDHGLDKRLLLWRGIYEIRDGLVQDYERRHQTNQATMLNVLGEWSNRTRREELNSAIGYAVAPIPRDDRINHFEPPSEASGILSIFSGLPGS; this comes from the coding sequence ATGGCCATCGGTTGTGGTCCGCGAACGATCGAACCGGTCGTACAACCGACCGCCTCGGCCCCACCCGCGCGATTGGATTGGTCCGACTGGGGACTCGCGCTAAGCCGAATCGTCCATGAAGATCGGGTCGATTACCGTCGGTTGCAGGAAGACCCCGCGCCGCTGGATCGTTTCCTCGCCATGTCGGCTTGCGTCGGGCCGGACTCGACGCCGGATCAGTTTGCAGATCGGGAGGCCCGACTGGCCTATGCGATCAACTGCTACAACGCAATGATGGTTCGCAGTGTTCTCGCCCTTGATCGGCAGGGAAAGCTCCCCACACACGCGCCGTTCGATTTGGAGTCGCGCTACGAGTTTCGGATCGACGGTCAATCCCGTAGCCCTGGCGATCTTCGGCGGCTGGCGGAAGTCCTCGCGGAGGGCGATTGGCGCGTGCGCCTGACGCTCTGCGACGGCACGGTGGAAGGGCCGCCGCTCTGGCGAAGGGTCTATCTGCCCGAAATGCTCGATGCCCAGCTCACCTACGTTGCGCGGTCGGCTCTGACATCGCCCGAGGTGGTGCGCATTGATCACGGCCTGGATAAACGACTCTTGCTCTGGCGCGGCATCTACGAGATCCGCGACGGATTAGTCCAGGATTACGAACGCCGCCATCAGACTAACCAGGCGACGATGCTGAACGTCCTTGGAGAGTGGTCGAATCGCACCCGGCGGGAGGAGCTGAACTCCGCCATTGGATACGCCGTCGCGCCGATTCCGAGAGATGATCGGATCAACCACTTCGAACCGCCTTCGGAAGCGAGCGGCATTCTCTCGATCTTTAGCGGCCTTCCCGGCTCGTGA
- a CDS encoding enoyl-CoA hydratase-related protein, with the protein MTVQPKEAQTLIVRTEEVVRTIALNRPDDLNALDARMKSEIAAELKQVARDRGVRCLVITGSGRAFCSGQDLKEATERKDGFDFTGALRKQYNPIIMALASLEIPTIASINGVAAGAGWSLALACDLRIASTKAKFVGAFSKIGLVPDSGMTWTLPRLVGTAKALEIAWLGEPIAADVALHLGLVNRLAEPEQLEKATQEWARALAKGATKGLGLTKRAILTGLGRDLEGQLEYEAQLQGVAGQTKDYAEGVKAFLEKRTPEFIGE; encoded by the coding sequence ATGACAGTGCAACCGAAAGAGGCACAGACACTGATCGTCCGTACTGAGGAGGTGGTCCGCACGATCGCGCTCAACCGCCCGGACGATCTCAACGCGCTCGACGCGCGGATGAAGTCCGAGATAGCGGCCGAGTTGAAACAGGTGGCGAGGGATCGAGGCGTCCGATGCTTGGTCATCACCGGAAGCGGCCGGGCGTTTTGTTCCGGTCAGGACCTGAAAGAAGCGACGGAGCGCAAGGATGGCTTTGATTTCACCGGAGCGCTTCGCAAGCAATACAACCCGATCATCATGGCGTTGGCCTCGCTGGAAATCCCCACGATAGCGAGTATTAATGGCGTCGCGGCGGGAGCGGGATGGAGCCTCGCCCTGGCGTGCGACCTGCGGATCGCCTCCACCAAGGCAAAGTTTGTCGGCGCGTTTTCCAAGATTGGCCTGGTGCCGGATAGCGGCATGACGTGGACGCTCCCACGTCTGGTCGGCACGGCCAAGGCTCTGGAAATCGCCTGGCTGGGCGAGCCTATTGCCGCCGACGTGGCCTTGCATTTAGGATTGGTGAATCGTCTGGCAGAGCCCGAACAACTCGAAAAGGCGACGCAGGAATGGGCGAGGGCCCTGGCAAAGGGTGCCACGAAGGGGCTCGGACTGACTAAGCGCGCGATCCTGACCGGCCTGGGTCGCGACTTGGAGGGGCAACTCGAGTACGAAGCACAGCTCCAGGGCGTCGCCGGCCAGACGAAGGACTACGCCGAGGGCGTCAAGGCGTTCCTGGAAAAAAGGACTCCGGAGTTCATCGGTGAGTAG
- a CDS encoding acetyl-CoA C-acyltransferase — MRQAVVVECLRTPIGRYRGALAAVRPDDLGALVIKELIARTKIDPVLIDDCYWGAANQAGEDNRNAARMAVLLAGLPDSVPGATVNRLCASGLEAVAIAARMIEADHGDVFIAGGAESMSRAPLVLPKPDEPWVRGNQTMYDSTLGWRMTNPRLAAKYHPFSMGETAENVAERFKIPRDVQDRFALQSQQRCVEAMQSGRLADEIVPVEIELGKGKRVTVSVDEHPRPDTTLEELAKLKPVFREGGTVTAGNSSGLNDGAAALLVVEAATAKRLGLRPIAAVRQSASAGVDPACMGLGPIPATKKAIGRAGWKITDLDLVELNEAFASQSLACIDQLGLDPQRVNVNGGAIALGHPLGCSGARLATTLVREMGRRKARRGLATLCVGVGQGLSVLFERVE; from the coding sequence ATGAGACAAGCCGTAGTTGTTGAATGTCTTAGGACCCCCATTGGCCGCTATCGTGGGGCGCTGGCGGCCGTGCGACCGGATGACCTGGGAGCATTGGTCATCAAGGAACTCATTGCGAGAACCAAGATCGATCCGGTGCTCATTGACGATTGTTATTGGGGCGCGGCCAATCAAGCCGGCGAGGACAATCGCAACGCCGCAAGAATGGCGGTTCTGCTTGCGGGCCTGCCGGATTCCGTGCCGGGCGCGACCGTCAATCGGCTTTGTGCGTCGGGCCTGGAGGCTGTGGCTATCGCGGCGCGGATGATCGAGGCGGATCATGGCGATGTCTTCATTGCCGGGGGCGCCGAGTCGATGAGCCGCGCGCCGTTGGTTCTGCCCAAGCCGGACGAGCCGTGGGTCCGCGGCAATCAGACGATGTACGATTCGACGCTCGGCTGGCGGATGACGAACCCCAGGCTGGCGGCGAAGTATCATCCCTTCAGCATGGGCGAGACCGCCGAAAATGTCGCCGAGCGGTTCAAGATTCCGCGCGACGTGCAGGATCGATTCGCCTTGCAGAGTCAGCAGCGGTGCGTGGAGGCGATGCAGTCCGGCCGGCTGGCCGACGAGATTGTGCCCGTCGAAATCGAACTCGGTAAGGGCAAGAGGGTCACCGTCTCAGTGGACGAGCATCCCCGCCCGGATACCACATTGGAGGAGCTGGCTAAGCTCAAGCCGGTTTTTCGCGAGGGCGGAACGGTAACGGCGGGCAATAGCTCGGGTCTCAACGATGGTGCGGCGGCGCTGCTGGTCGTGGAGGCGGCGACCGCCAAGCGGCTGGGGTTGAGACCGATCGCGGCGGTTCGGCAATCGGCCTCGGCGGGAGTCGATCCGGCATGCATGGGGTTGGGACCGATACCAGCGACGAAAAAGGCCATCGGGCGCGCCGGTTGGAAGATCACCGATCTCGACCTCGTCGAACTCAACGAGGCCTTCGCATCGCAGTCGCTGGCTTGCATCGATCAACTGGGTTTGGACCCGCAGCGCGTGAATGTGAACGGTGGGGCGATCGCGCTGGGCCACCCGCTCGGGTGTAGTGGGGCGCGGCTGGCGACCACCCTGGTCCGGGAGATGGGGCGTCGCAAGGCACGGCGCGGTCTGGCGACGTTGTGCGTCGGCGTCGGTCAGGGTTTGTCCGTCCTATTCGAGCGCGTGGAATGA
- a CDS encoding 3-hydroxyacyl-CoA dehydrogenase NAD-binding domain-containing protein: protein MSSERLIGVIGSGTMGAGIAEASAAAGFVVQTLDTNPELVKSAYAKVGQRLDERVARGKLPRHDRDATMSRLKVATGYDDLRDAECVIEAVPEDLALKNKILAELDKLASPRMLLASNTSSLSIGKLGEGLSHAGRFLGMHFFNPAPVMKLIELVQGPATDEQAMVDARAICTKLDKTPVKVKDSPGFIGNRVNRPFYLEALSLLESGEADVRTIDAAVRTVGGFKMGPFELLDLIGLDINLKVTESVWADFGKPSRFTPSAIQRKLVAEGHLGRKSKRGFYDYSGSEPVLAYESRPKDSSRWTPTPTLAAFAQALEKPSDRATWLYARVMLAVMNEASIVAETIALPRDVNLTMELGFNYPDGPLDVADFVGLDVVLNLMKEIHRETAGSERFKPAPLLEKHVANGDLGEKTAQGFLHHWL, encoded by the coding sequence GTGAGTAGCGAACGGTTGATTGGTGTCATTGGCTCCGGAACGATGGGTGCGGGAATCGCCGAGGCGTCTGCCGCGGCGGGCTTTGTCGTACAAACGCTCGATACGAATCCGGAATTGGTCAAGTCGGCATACGCGAAGGTCGGCCAGCGCCTCGACGAACGGGTGGCCAGGGGCAAGCTCCCCCGCCACGACCGCGATGCCACGATGAGTCGGCTCAAGGTCGCCACGGGCTACGATGACCTCCGGGACGCCGAATGCGTCATCGAGGCCGTGCCGGAAGACCTCGCGCTCAAGAACAAGATCCTGGCCGAGCTGGATAAACTGGCCTCGCCGAGGATGCTCCTGGCGTCCAACACCTCGAGTCTTTCCATCGGCAAGCTGGGGGAAGGACTTTCTCACGCCGGGCGATTCCTGGGGATGCATTTTTTCAATCCTGCCCCCGTCATGAAACTCATCGAACTCGTGCAGGGACCGGCCACGGACGAACAGGCAATGGTCGACGCGCGAGCGATTTGCACGAAACTCGACAAGACGCCGGTCAAGGTCAAGGACTCGCCGGGGTTCATCGGCAACCGCGTGAATCGGCCGTTTTATCTGGAGGCCTTGTCTCTCCTGGAATCGGGCGAGGCAGACGTACGTACGATAGACGCGGCGGTAAGAACTGTCGGGGGCTTTAAGATGGGGCCTTTCGAACTGCTCGACCTGATCGGTCTGGACATCAACCTCAAAGTGACCGAGTCGGTGTGGGCCGACTTTGGCAAACCCAGCCGGTTCACACCCAGCGCGATCCAACGGAAGCTGGTCGCGGAGGGTCATCTGGGGCGCAAGTCCAAGCGCGGGTTCTACGACTATTCCGGCAGCGAACCGGTTCTCGCGTACGAGAGCCGGCCCAAGGATTCTTCGCGCTGGACACCGACGCCGACTCTGGCCGCGTTTGCTCAGGCGCTCGAAAAACCCTCCGACCGGGCCACGTGGCTTTATGCCCGTGTAATGCTCGCCGTCATGAACGAGGCGTCAATTGTCGCGGAGACAATTGCGCTGCCCCGCGACGTCAATCTGACGATGGAGTTGGGATTCAATTATCCCGACGGCCCGCTGGACGTGGCGGACTTCGTCGGACTCGATGTCGTGCTGAACCTGATGAAGGAAATTCATCGGGAGACCGCCGGGAGCGAGCGTTTCAAGCCCGCGCCCTTGCTGGAAAAGCATGTCGCCAATGGCGACTTGGGTGAAAAGACCGCGCAAGGCTTTTTGCACCATTGGCTCTAG
- a CDS encoding enoyl-CoA hydratase-related protein, with product MATDLILTQLDGHVAIARLNRPDVLNALNIPTMDDLITLFEKWDNDPAVRCIVLTGSDKAFAAGADIKEMAEASVVDMYERNNLARWERIKRVRKPIVAAVSGFCLGGGCELAMHCDIIVASETAKFGQPEINLGVMPGAGGTQRLSRTVGKYRAMELILTGRFMGAQEAHQVGLVTRVLPVETYLQEAVAMAREIAERSPVAVRVAKQAILRAFETSLSDGLDYERNLFYMLFATEDQKEGMKAFVEKRKAQYKGK from the coding sequence ATGGCGACAGATCTCATCTTGACCCAGCTTGACGGCCACGTAGCCATCGCCCGGCTCAACCGACCGGACGTGCTCAACGCCCTCAACATCCCGACGATGGACGATCTAATCACCCTCTTTGAAAAGTGGGACAACGACCCCGCCGTGCGGTGCATCGTCCTGACCGGCAGCGACAAGGCCTTTGCGGCGGGGGCGGACATCAAGGAGATGGCCGAGGCGTCCGTCGTGGACATGTACGAACGGAACAACCTTGCCCGATGGGAGAGGATAAAGCGCGTCCGTAAGCCGATCGTCGCGGCGGTCAGCGGCTTTTGCCTTGGCGGGGGGTGCGAGCTGGCCATGCACTGCGACATCATCGTTGCCAGTGAGACAGCCAAGTTCGGGCAGCCGGAGATCAACCTCGGTGTCATGCCGGGGGCCGGCGGGACGCAACGGCTTAGCCGCACCGTCGGCAAGTACCGGGCGATGGAGCTGATTCTGACCGGGCGATTCATGGGCGCGCAGGAGGCGCACCAAGTCGGGCTGGTGACGCGCGTATTGCCGGTGGAAACGTACTTGCAGGAGGCCGTCGCGATGGCCAGGGAAATCGCCGAGCGTTCACCGGTCGCGGTGCGTGTCGCCAAGCAGGCGATCCTCCGGGCGTTTGAGACGTCGCTCTCCGACGGGCTCGATTACGAGCGGAATCTCTTTTACATGCTCTTCGCTACGGAGGATCAGAAGGAGGGCATGAAGGCGTTTGTCGAGAAGCGCAAGGCCCAATACAAGGGGAAGTAA